One genomic window of Pecten maximus chromosome 3, xPecMax1.1, whole genome shotgun sequence includes the following:
- the LOC117324576 gene encoding uncharacterized protein LOC117324576, with translation MVSGPEESRASPDMMSGLDETRTIPDIVSGLDETRTIPDIVSGLDETRTIPDMVKLFIKFRLCERDLELAKDRLKTFPECKVHISEMEEINFQDPRLVMSKADAQYMEIETIFDFFKGVQPEDIHPWPRRSLLTSEWTDTKTIFLQLEFPEEMAKLAADEKRAEYQDKYRKFFFPEIYAAEEFSRLVKWKLLEKRNGEKVKRAKLLRDIENSKMEKDRRQGKDNVKEEEKYDEKEDEKEMIKIEDVVLVTSDKAEKRKCFLSCFCF, from the exons atggtgtcagggccagaggaatcTCGGGCGTCaccagacatgatgtcaggGCTAGATGAAACTCGGACTATACCAGACATTGTGTCAGGGCTAGATGAAACTCGGACTATACCAGACATTGTGTCAGGGCTAGATGAAACTCGGactataccagacatggt AAAACTTTTCATCAAGTTTAGATTATGTGAACGTGACCTTGAACTAGCTAAAGATAGATTAAAAACATTCCCAGAATGCAAAGTCCAT atATCAGAAATGGAAGAAATAAACTTTCAGGACCCCAGACTTGTTATGAGCAAAGCTGATGCTCAATATATGGAGATTGAGACAATATTTG attttttCAAAGGTGTACAGCCAGAAGATATTCATCCATGGCCAAGAAGGTCGCTTCTGACATCAGAATGGACCGACACAAAGACGATATTCCTCCAACTAGAATTTCCGGAGGAAATGGCAAAAT TAGCTGCAGATGAGAAAAGAGCCGAATATCAAGACAAATACAGGAAATTCTTTTTCCCAGAAATATACGCCGCGGAGGAGTTCAGCCGTCTTGTCAAATGGAAACTGCTGGAAAAAC GTAATGGCGAAAAGGTAAAGCGTGCAAAACTTCTGAGAGACATCGAGAACAGTAAGATGGAAAAAGACAGAAGGCAGGGAAAAGACAATGTGAAGGAAGAGGAGAAATACGATGAAAAGGAAGATGAGAAAGAAATGATAAAGATTGAAGATGTGGTTCTCGTAACATCAGACAAAGCAGAAAAACGGAAGTGTTTTCTCTCTTGCTTCTGTTTCTAG